The genomic stretch CAGGACCGTGCGGTCGGGGCCGACCTTCAATTCCTCCATGACCCTGAGGAGCATGCCCGGCTCAGGTTTGAGCCCGTAGCCGTTGTCGCCGCCAACGACGTAGGTGAAGTGGTGGGCCCCCAGCCCCTCGAGAATCTTCGTCGTGTACTCGAGCGACTTGTTCGTGGCCACGGCCTTCTTCTTGTCCGTGAAATGGGCCAGGACCCGTTCGACGCCGGGGTAGAACTTGGTGCGATCCAGGCAGTGGGTGAGGTAATGGCCGCGGAAGACGCGCAGCGCCTCTTCGTAGCGCGCCTGGTTCTCCTCCCCGACGGAGAGTTTCAGCAGCCGCTTCACCCCGTC from Nitrospirota bacterium encodes the following:
- a CDS encoding HAD-IA family hydrolase: MTRAKAKEPVELLIFDLDGTLIESKWDIATSVNLTLADLSLPLRSQEEIFGFVGDGVKRLLKLSVGEENQARYEEALRVFRGHYLTHCLDRTKFYPGVERVLAHFTDKKKAVATNKSLEYTTKILEGLGAHHFTYVVGGDNGYGLKPEPGMLLRVMEELKVGPDRTVLIGDSTNDIKGGHSAGIRVCAVGYGMGNRERMLACRPDWFIERPEDLIGLFA